A genomic stretch from Bdellovibrionota bacterium includes:
- a CDS encoding ArsA-related P-loop ATPase, whose translation MSKESSPTELLREKSLVVVGGVGGVGKTTLAAAVGLHAALDGRRVAILTIDPAQRLGAALGFRTLGNRLRHTPPKKLDPWRRKTGGSLAACMLDVKATFDGMVGRYAPSATLRDRILASPFYRELSEAMAGTHEYMALEKIYELHALQEFDLVILDTPPASALADFFEAPSRIVSFLDRDVVQWFLSPKRKGIAGFAIGKGMDWALSMLDRLAGGTVLEDIAGFLRDFQNLFDGFRERTRTVDELLQSGRTGFLLVSSADELPWQAALKMADDLRRHRRPLLGLILNRMLPDELPKAGNAMEEKLLGAAHALHRRQIRIREEAKSRFSREAIFEVRLSDRDPATIQDLARLSFTSI comes from the coding sequence ATGTCTAAAGAATCGTCCCCGACCGAACTCCTCCGAGAAAAATCACTGGTCGTCGTCGGCGGTGTCGGTGGAGTGGGGAAAACGACCCTCGCCGCCGCCGTCGGACTCCATGCAGCGCTGGATGGAAGGCGCGTGGCGATTCTCACGATCGACCCGGCACAAAGGCTCGGCGCGGCGCTCGGGTTTCGAACCTTGGGCAATCGGCTTCGGCATACGCCTCCGAAAAAACTGGACCCTTGGCGGCGAAAGACGGGAGGTTCACTCGCGGCCTGCATGCTGGACGTCAAAGCCACCTTTGACGGGATGGTCGGCCGTTACGCTCCCAGCGCCACACTCCGGGACCGTATTCTGGCCAGCCCTTTCTACCGCGAGCTTTCAGAAGCGATGGCGGGGACACACGAATACATGGCGCTCGAAAAGATTTACGAACTTCACGCGCTTCAAGAGTTCGACCTTGTGATTCTGGACACCCCTCCGGCGTCCGCGCTGGCCGATTTTTTTGAGGCTCCATCAAGAATCGTGTCGTTTCTCGATCGCGATGTTGTTCAGTGGTTCCTCTCCCCGAAAAGAAAAGGCATCGCCGGATTTGCGATCGGAAAGGGAATGGATTGGGCGCTCTCCATGCTCGACCGCCTGGCAGGCGGGACGGTGTTGGAAGATATCGCCGGTTTCTTGCGTGATTTCCAAAATCTGTTCGATGGTTTCCGAGAGAGAACCCGCACCGTGGATGAACTCCTCCAGTCGGGACGGACCGGATTCCTTTTGGTCTCCTCCGCCGACGAGCTGCCTTGGCAGGCGGCGCTGAAAATGGCCGACGACCTACGCCGCCATCGTCGACCTTTGCTGGGGCTGATTCTCAACCGAATGCTCCCCGACGAATTGCCTAAAGCTGGAAACGCAATGGAGGAGAAGCTGCTCGGCGCCGCGCACGCACTCCATCGCCGGCAAATCCGAATCCGGGAAGAGGCGAAATCCCGCTTTTCCCGCGAAGCGATATTTGAGGTGCGGCTTTCCGACCGCGATCCGGCCACAATCCAAGATTTGGCCAGACTATCGTTCACTTCTATCTAA